In Apteryx mantelli isolate bAptMan1 chromosome 16, bAptMan1.hap1, whole genome shotgun sequence, a single genomic region encodes these proteins:
- the LITAF gene encoding lipopolysaccharide-induced tumor necrosis factor-alpha factor — protein MSAPSGFPCPSAPPSYEETTGINVNYPYPYPAPEPGQRPDAKEVNPPPYVVQPGPVPNPVTVQTVYVQQPVVLYDRPVQMCCPNCNKVIVTHLSYTSGALAWLSCGGLCLLGCIAGCCLIPFCIDALRDVDHSCPNCKALIGSYKRL, from the exons ATGTCTGCTCCTAGTGGCTTCCCTTGCCCATCTGCACCGCCTTCTTATGAGGAGACAACAGGAATCAATGTTAACTATCCTTATCCCTACCCTGCCCCAGAACCTGGGCAAAGACCAGATGCAAAGGAAGTGAACCCTCCTCCATACGTTGTACAGCCTGGGCCAGTGCCTAACCCTG TTACAGTTCAGACTGTGTATGTGCAGCAACCAGTAGTATTATATGACCGCCCGGTTCAGATGTGCTGCCCTAACTGTAACAAGGTGATAGTGACGCATCTTTCATACACCTCAGGAGCGTTGGCTTGGCTGTCATGTGGTGGCCTCTGCCTGCTGGG GTGTATAGCTGGCTGCTGCTTAATTCCCTTTTGCATTGATGCTCTCCGGGATGTGGATCACTCCTGTCCAAACTGCAAAGCTTTAATTGGTTCTTACAAGCGTTTGTAG